Proteins co-encoded in one Burkholderia ambifaria AMMD genomic window:
- a CDS encoding PspA/IM30 family protein — protein sequence MSLFDSISRTIKGLLNDAADSVQDPSRDARQIVRELDDSIGRAENSLIEIEAQVATQRSKRDAADDKVKKYEDGAKRALQAGDEALAREALAAQSNAEAERDALAAELTTLEPSVDKLKGQIADMRQRRNDLNSRSNILQAKHEIAQAKDVAASALGGIGGKNLSEDFQKLEDKVALQNARSDARLNSADTSSGKALEDKLAALNKGPSVEDRLAALKKQLDTPAQ from the coding sequence ATGTCGCTTTTCGACTCTATTTCGCGCACGATCAAAGGCCTGCTGAACGATGCGGCCGACTCGGTACAGGATCCGTCGCGCGACGCACGGCAGATCGTGCGGGAGCTCGACGACAGCATCGGCCGTGCCGAGAATTCGCTGATCGAGATCGAGGCACAAGTCGCGACCCAGCGCAGCAAGCGCGATGCGGCCGACGACAAGGTGAAGAAGTACGAAGACGGCGCGAAGCGCGCGCTGCAGGCCGGCGACGAAGCACTCGCACGCGAGGCGCTCGCCGCGCAGTCGAACGCGGAAGCCGAGCGCGATGCACTCGCGGCCGAGCTGACCACGCTCGAACCGTCGGTCGACAAGCTGAAGGGGCAGATCGCCGACATGCGCCAGCGCCGCAACGACCTGAACTCGCGCTCGAACATCCTGCAGGCGAAGCATGAAATCGCGCAGGCAAAGGACGTCGCGGCAAGCGCGCTCGGCGGCATCGGCGGCAAGAACCTGTCCGAGGATTTCCAGAAGCTCGAGGACAAGGTCGCGCTGCAGAACGCGCGCTCGGACGCCCGCCTGAACTCGGCCGACACGTCGAGCGGCAAGGCGCTCGAGGACAAGCTCGCCGCGCTGAACAAGGGCCCGTCGGTGGAAGACCGCCTCGCCGCGCTGAAGAAGCAGCTCGACACGCCCGCGCAGTAA